The Halopseudomonas sabulinigri genome window below encodes:
- a CDS encoding F0F1 ATP synthase subunit B has product MNINLTILGQAIAFFIFVVFCMKYVWPPVITALQERQKKIADGLAASDRAAKDLELTQEKSAQELRHAKEQAAALIEQANKRANQIVEASKEDARKEGQKILAQAQAEIEQQRVKARDALRTEIAAIAVAGAEKILETSVDADKHGDMLNKLVAEL; this is encoded by the coding sequence AAGCTATCGCGTTCTTCATCTTCGTGGTGTTCTGCATGAAGTATGTATGGCCTCCGGTCATCACTGCTCTGCAGGAACGCCAGAAGAAGATCGCGGATGGTCTTGCAGCCTCTGATCGGGCGGCCAAGGATCTGGAGCTGACGCAAGAAAAGTCGGCCCAGGAACTGCGTCACGCCAAAGAGCAGGCAGCAGCACTGATTGAGCAGGCCAACAAGCGTGCCAACCAGATTGTTGAAGCCTCCAAAGAGGATGCTCGCAAGGAAGGTCAGAAGATTCTGGCGCAGGCTCAGGCAGAAATCGAGCAACAGCGGGTCAAGGCCAGAGATGCTCTGCGCACTGAAATCGCTGCTATCGCTGTCGCCGGTGCCGAGAAGATTCTGGAAACTTCTGTCGATGCTGACAAGCACGGCGACATGCTGAACAAGCTGGTAGCCGAACTCTAA
- a CDS encoding F0F1 ATP synthase subunit delta: protein MAELITLARPYAKAAFERAKAQQALAEWDELLTAAGQVVADAATRQLLTNPGIAEQKKAEFILECTGKTASEEQRNFLMILAENRRLALFPEIATLFNSFRADLERTIDINVSSPFELTEEQQQKLAQALSKKLDRNVQIETTLDTSLIGGLVVRTGDLVIDASVRGKLTKLAESLGS, encoded by the coding sequence ATGGCAGAACTGATTACGCTGGCCCGTCCCTACGCCAAAGCGGCATTTGAGCGGGCAAAAGCCCAACAAGCGCTGGCAGAGTGGGATGAGTTGCTGACGGCCGCCGGTCAAGTGGTGGCTGATGCAGCAACTCGACAGCTGCTGACCAATCCGGGTATTGCGGAACAGAAGAAGGCGGAGTTCATCCTCGAGTGCACCGGTAAAACGGCCAGCGAGGAACAACGCAACTTTCTGATGATTCTGGCGGAAAACCGCAGGCTCGCCCTGTTTCCCGAGATTGCAACGCTTTTCAACAGCTTCCGAGCTGATCTTGAGCGCACCATCGACATCAATGTGAGCTCGCCGTTTGAGCTGACTGAAGAACAGCAGCAGAAGCTCGCCCAGGCACTGTCAAAGAAACTCGATCGCAATGTACAGATCGAGACGACACTGGACACATCATTGATTGGTGGATTGGTTGTTCGCACCGGCGACTTGGTTATCGACGCCTCTGTACGCGGAAAGCTGACCAAACTGGCCGAGTCATTGGGCTCCTGA
- the atpA gene encoding F0F1 ATP synthase subunit alpha encodes MQQLNPSEISDIIKKRIEQLDISSQARNEGTILSVSDGIVRIHGLADVMYGEMLEFPEGVYGMALNLEQDSVGAVILGDYLNLAEGMTVKCTGRILEVPVGPELLGRVVNTLGAPIDGKGEINAKATDAVEKVAPGVIWRKSVDQPIQTGYKAVDAMVPVGRGQRELIIGDRQTGKTAMAVDAIINQKGSGVKCVYVAVGQKQSTIANVVRKLEEHDAMAHTIIVAASASDPASLQFLAPYAGCTMGEYFRDRGEDALIIYDDLSKQAVAYRQISLLLRRPPGREAYPGDVFYLHSRLLERASRVSEEWVEKYTNGAVTGKTGSLTALPIIETQAGDVSAFVPTNVISITDGQIFLESNLFNSGVRPAVNAGVSVSRVGGAAQTKIIKKLSGGIRTALAQFRELAAFAQFASDLDEATRKQLEHGQRVTELMKQDQYAPMSVAEMGISLFAAEKGFLTDVEQSKIGAFEKAMIAYFKSEHAALLAKINEKGDYNDEIEAGIKSGIEKFKATQSW; translated from the coding sequence ATGCAACAACTGAATCCATCAGAGATCAGTGACATCATCAAGAAGCGGATCGAGCAGCTCGATATCTCTTCTCAGGCACGTAACGAAGGTACGATTCTTTCCGTATCTGACGGTATTGTGCGGATTCACGGTCTCGCCGATGTTATGTACGGGGAAATGCTTGAATTCCCTGAAGGCGTTTACGGTATGGCACTTAACCTGGAGCAGGACTCCGTAGGTGCCGTGATTCTGGGTGATTACCTGAATCTGGCCGAAGGTATGACCGTCAAGTGTACTGGTCGCATCCTGGAAGTACCGGTTGGTCCGGAACTGCTGGGCCGGGTGGTCAACACCTTGGGCGCGCCAATTGACGGCAAGGGCGAAATCAACGCCAAGGCCACCGACGCAGTCGAGAAGGTTGCCCCAGGTGTGATCTGGCGTAAGTCCGTTGACCAACCGATCCAGACTGGTTACAAGGCGGTTGACGCCATGGTACCGGTAGGTCGTGGTCAGCGTGAGCTGATCATTGGTGACCGTCAGACTGGTAAAACCGCCATGGCGGTTGATGCGATCATCAACCAGAAAGGCTCCGGCGTTAAGTGTGTGTACGTTGCTGTAGGTCAGAAGCAGTCGACCATCGCCAACGTGGTACGCAAGCTGGAAGAGCACGATGCCATGGCGCACACCATCATCGTCGCCGCTTCTGCTTCCGATCCGGCTTCCCTGCAGTTCCTGGCTCCTTACGCTGGCTGCACCATGGGTGAGTACTTCCGTGATCGCGGCGAAGACGCTCTGATCATTTATGACGATCTGTCCAAGCAGGCTGTTGCCTACCGTCAGATCTCCCTGCTGCTGCGTCGTCCGCCGGGTCGTGAAGCCTACCCCGGTGACGTGTTCTATCTCCACAGCCGTCTGCTGGAGCGCGCTTCCCGCGTTTCTGAAGAATGGGTCGAGAAGTACACCAATGGCGCCGTAACTGGCAAGACAGGTTCCCTGACGGCTCTGCCGATCATCGAAACCCAAGCCGGTGACGTATCTGCTTTCGTACCGACCAACGTGATCTCGATCACAGACGGTCAGATCTTCCTGGAATCCAACCTGTTCAACTCCGGCGTTCGTCCGGCGGTTAACGCGGGTGTATCGGTATCCCGGGTAGGTGGTGCAGCGCAGACCAAGATCATCAAGAAGCTGTCCGGTGGTATTCGTACCGCACTGGCTCAGTTCCGCGAACTGGCGGCTTTCGCCCAGTTTGCTTCTGATCTGGACGAAGCGACCCGCAAGCAGCTTGAGCACGGTCAGCGTGTTACCGAACTGATGAAGCAAGACCAGTATGCGCCCATGTCTGTTGCCGAAATGGGCATCAGCCTGTTCGCTGCCGAGAAGGGCTTCCTGACCGATGTCGAGCAGTCCAAGATCGGTGCTTTCGAGAAAGCCATGATCGCCTACTTCAAGTCTGAGCACGCAGCACTGCTTGCCAAGATCAACGAGAAGGGCGATTACAACGACGAGATCGAAGCCGGCATCAAGTCTGGCATCGAGAAGTTCAAGGCAACCCAGAGCTGGTAA
- the atpG gene encoding F0F1 ATP synthase subunit gamma gives MAGAKEIRGKIASIKSTQKITSAMEKVAVSKMRKAQQRMAASRPYAERIQQVIGHLANANPEYRHPFMQEREVKRVGYIVVSTDRGLAGGLNTNLFKALVNSMKEWRDRNVETELCVIGSKGASFFRSYGGNVVAAISNLGEKPALNDLIGSVKVMLDGYNEGRIDRLYLVSNGFVNTMVQQPKVEQMIPLVPSDDEEAQKGTWDYLYEPDARELLDGLLVRYIESQVYQAVVENNACEQAARMIAMKNATDNAGEIIDSLQLIYNKARQAAITQEISEIVGGAAAV, from the coding sequence ATGGCAGGCGCAAAAGAGATTCGCGGTAAAATCGCGAGCATTAAAAGTACGCAAAAGATCACCAGCGCCATGGAAAAGGTGGCGGTCAGCAAAATGCGCAAGGCACAACAGCGCATGGCAGCCAGCCGCCCCTACGCTGAGCGTATCCAGCAGGTGATTGGCCATCTGGCCAACGCCAACCCGGAGTATCGCCACCCGTTCATGCAAGAGCGTGAAGTCAAGCGGGTGGGTTACATCGTGGTCAGCACGGATCGTGGTCTGGCGGGTGGCTTGAACACTAACCTGTTCAAGGCCCTGGTCAACAGCATGAAAGAGTGGCGTGACCGCAACGTTGAAACCGAGCTGTGTGTGATCGGTAGCAAGGGCGCTTCCTTCTTTCGCAGCTACGGCGGAAACGTTGTCGCGGCCATCAGCAACCTGGGCGAAAAGCCCGCGTTGAATGATCTGATCGGCAGCGTCAAGGTGATGCTTGATGGCTATAACGAAGGTCGCATCGACCGTCTGTACCTGGTCTCCAACGGCTTCGTCAACACGATGGTTCAGCAACCCAAGGTGGAACAGATGATTCCGCTGGTGCCCTCCGATGACGAGGAAGCACAAAAGGGTACCTGGGACTATCTGTACGAGCCCGATGCCCGGGAACTGCTGGACGGCCTGCTGGTTCGCTATATCGAATCCCAGGTATACCAGGCAGTGGTCGAAAACAACGCCTGTGAGCAAGCCGCGCGGATGATCGCAATGAAGAACGCGACCGATAACGCCGGTGAGATCATCGACAGTCTGCAGCTTATCTACAACAAAGCTCGTCAGGCAGCGATCACTCAGGAAATTTCGGAAATCGTCGGCGGCGCCGCCGCGGTTTAA
- the atpD gene encoding F0F1 ATP synthase subunit beta, giving the protein MSSGRIVQIIGAVIDVEFPREDVPKVYDALQVTDKGLTLEVQQQLGDGIVRTIAMGTTEGVKRGLTVANTGANISVPVGIKTLGRIMDVLGNPIDEAGPIGEEERWGIHRPAPSYDEQAGSNELLETGIKVIDLICPFAKGGKVGLFGGAGVGKTVNMMELIRNIAIEHSGYSVFAGVGERTREGNDFYHEMKDSNVLDKVALVYGQMNEPPGNRLRVALTGLTMAEKFRDEGRDVLLFIDNIYRYTLAGTEVSALLGRMPSAVGYQPTLAEEMGVLQERITSTKTGSITSIQAVYVPADDLTDPSPATTFAHLDATVVLSRDIASLGIYPAVDPLDSTSRQLDPLVIGQEHYDCARGVQYVLQRYKELKDIIAILGMDELSEEDKQLVARARKIQRFLSQPFFVAEVFTGAPGKYVSLKDTIRAFQGILNGEFDHMPEQAFYMVGTIDEAIEKAKKM; this is encoded by the coding sequence ATGAGTAGCGGACGTATCGTTCAAATCATCGGCGCCGTCATCGACGTGGAATTCCCACGCGAAGACGTGCCGAAGGTGTATGACGCGCTGCAGGTGACTGACAAGGGCCTGACCCTGGAAGTCCAGCAGCAACTGGGTGATGGCATCGTACGTACCATCGCCATGGGTACCACCGAAGGTGTCAAGCGCGGTCTGACCGTAGCCAACACCGGTGCCAACATTTCCGTGCCGGTCGGGATCAAGACCCTGGGCCGTATCATGGACGTGCTGGGCAACCCGATTGACGAAGCTGGCCCGATCGGCGAAGAAGAGCGCTGGGGTATTCACCGCCCTGCGCCAAGCTACGACGAGCAGGCAGGTTCCAACGAGCTGCTGGAAACCGGCATCAAGGTTATCGACCTGATCTGCCCGTTTGCCAAGGGCGGTAAGGTTGGTCTGTTCGGTGGCGCCGGTGTGGGCAAGACCGTAAACATGATGGAGCTGATCCGTAACATCGCCATCGAGCACAGCGGTTATTCCGTTTTTGCCGGTGTAGGTGAGCGTACTCGTGAAGGTAACGACTTCTATCACGAGATGAAGGACTCCAACGTACTGGACAAGGTTGCTCTGGTATACGGCCAGATGAACGAGCCGCCGGGTAACCGTCTGCGCGTAGCACTGACCGGTCTGACCATGGCCGAGAAGTTCCGTGACGAAGGTCGTGACGTACTGTTGTTTATCGACAACATCTACCGTTACACCCTGGCCGGTACCGAAGTATCCGCACTGCTGGGCCGTATGCCTTCTGCAGTAGGTTACCAGCCGACGCTGGCTGAAGAGATGGGCGTTCTGCAGGAACGTATTACTTCTACCAAGACTGGTTCGATCACCTCGATCCAGGCGGTATACGTACCTGCCGATGACTTGACTGACCCCTCGCCAGCTACCACCTTCGCTCACCTTGACGCGACCGTGGTACTGTCCCGTGATATCGCTTCTCTGGGTATCTACCCTGCGGTTGACCCGCTGGATTCCACCTCTCGTCAGCTGGATCCGCTGGTTATCGGTCAAGAGCACTACGACTGTGCCCGTGGCGTCCAGTATGTTCTGCAGCGCTACAAAGAGCTGAAAGACATCATCGCGATTCTGGGTATGGACGAACTGTCCGAAGAAGACAAGCAACTGGTAGCCCGCGCTCGTAAGATCCAGCGCTTCCTGTCGCAGCCGTTCTTCGTTGCCGAAGTCTTCACTGGTGCCCCAGGCAAGTACGTGTCGCTGAAAGACACTATCCGTGCCTTCCAGGGCATCCTCAATGGTGAGTTTGACCACATGCCGGAACAGGCGTTCTACATGGTCGGCACCATCGACGAAGCGATCGAGAAAGCGAAGAAAATGTAA
- a CDS encoding F0F1 ATP synthase subunit epsilon, with protein MAMTVHCDIVSAEEELFSGLVERVIAHGNLGDLGIMPGHAPLLTDLKPGPVRVIKQDGSEEVFYISGGFLEVQPNVVKVLADTALRAGDIDEAAALEAKKAAEAALNEKGAEFDYGSASARLAEAAAQLRTVQELRKKYGGPASNNR; from the coding sequence ATGGCTATGACAGTGCACTGCGATATCGTAAGCGCGGAAGAAGAGCTGTTTTCAGGCCTGGTTGAGCGCGTGATAGCACACGGTAACCTGGGTGATCTGGGCATCATGCCCGGCCACGCACCGCTGCTGACCGATCTCAAGCCGGGTCCCGTTCGGGTTATCAAGCAGGATGGCAGCGAAGAGGTGTTCTACATCTCCGGCGGTTTCCTGGAAGTTCAGCCCAACGTGGTCAAAGTGCTTGCCGACACAGCTCTGCGTGCCGGTGACATTGACGAAGCAGCTGCTCTGGAAGCAAAGAAAGCCGCAGAAGCGGCTCTCAACGAGAAGGGTGCCGAGTTCGATTACGGTTCGGCTTCTGCTCGTCTTGCCGAAGCGGCGGCGCAATTGCGCACCGTGCAGGAACTTCGCAAGAAATACGGTGGACCGGCGAGCAACAATCGCTGA
- the glmU gene encoding bifunctional UDP-N-acetylglucosamine diphosphorylase/glucosamine-1-phosphate N-acetyltransferase GlmU, which produces MNLHVVILAAGQGTRMRSSLPKVLHPVAGKAMLGHVIDCARALSPQCIHVVVGHGAEQVQKALTAPDLNWVLQSEQLGTGHAVAQALPHTAGADQILVLYGDVPLLQATTLQQLSQQAGAQALGLLTVNMQDPTGYGRILRDAAGRVLAIVEQKDASAEQLLISEGNTGIMALPGKRAGDWLGSLSNQNAQGEYYLTDVVALAVAEAIPVEVAHPASEQEVMGANNRQQLAVLEREYQTRQALRLMAAGVTLADPARVDVRGDLSVGQDISVDINVIFEGRVVIGDNVIIEANCVIRDSVIASGSHIKAFSHLEQAEVGQGCDVGPYARLRPGTQLAAGAKIGNFVETKKAIIGAGSKVNHLSYIGDAEVGCEVNIGAGTITCNYDGVNKHQTRIEDGAFIGTNTALVAPVTVGAQATTAAGSTITTDVPADSLAVSRARQRNINGWKRPQKA; this is translated from the coding sequence ATGAATCTGCACGTTGTCATCCTTGCCGCCGGCCAGGGCACTCGCATGCGCTCTTCACTCCCCAAGGTACTGCACCCTGTGGCGGGCAAAGCCATGCTCGGGCATGTGATTGATTGTGCACGGGCGTTGTCGCCGCAGTGTATTCACGTGGTGGTAGGGCACGGTGCCGAGCAGGTACAGAAGGCATTGACTGCCCCGGACCTGAACTGGGTGCTGCAAAGTGAGCAACTGGGCACGGGGCATGCGGTGGCGCAGGCGCTGCCGCATACCGCCGGCGCAGATCAGATTCTGGTGCTGTACGGCGATGTACCGCTGTTGCAAGCAACTACTCTGCAGCAACTCAGCCAGCAGGCCGGTGCGCAGGCACTGGGTTTGCTGACAGTGAACATGCAGGACCCGACGGGCTACGGACGTATTCTGCGGGACGCGGCAGGGCGCGTATTGGCCATCGTAGAGCAAAAGGATGCCAGCGCGGAACAGCTGCTGATTAGTGAGGGCAATACCGGCATCATGGCCCTGCCCGGCAAGCGCGCCGGAGATTGGTTGGGCAGCCTGTCCAACCAGAACGCGCAGGGCGAATATTATCTGACCGATGTGGTTGCCCTGGCGGTGGCCGAGGCTATTCCGGTCGAGGTAGCGCATCCGGCCAGCGAGCAAGAGGTGATGGGCGCTAACAATCGCCAGCAGCTGGCGGTATTGGAGCGTGAATACCAGACCCGGCAAGCGCTGCGCCTGATGGCTGCGGGCGTTACCCTGGCCGATCCGGCACGGGTGGATGTGCGTGGCGACTTGAGCGTCGGCCAGGATATCAGTGTTGATATCAACGTGATCTTTGAAGGGCGGGTGGTCATCGGCGACAACGTGATTATCGAGGCCAACTGCGTGATTCGTGACTCGGTGATCGCCTCAGGGAGCCATATCAAAGCGTTTAGCCACCTGGAGCAGGCCGAGGTAGGGCAGGGCTGCGATGTCGGGCCCTACGCGCGGCTGCGGCCGGGCACCCAACTGGCCGCCGGCGCCAAGATCGGCAACTTCGTAGAAACCAAGAAGGCGATTATTGGCGCTGGGTCCAAGGTCAACCATCTGTCCTACATCGGCGATGCCGAGGTGGGCTGTGAGGTCAATATCGGTGCCGGCACCATTACCTGCAATTACGATGGGGTCAACAAGCACCAGACACGCATTGAAGACGGCGCCTTTATTGGCACCAATACCGCGCTGGTTGCACCGGTTACGGTAGGCGCCCAAGCGACCACCGCAGCCGGCTCGACTATTACCACCGACGTACCGGCTGACAGTCTTGCAGTCAGCCGTGCCCGGCAGCGCAACATCAATGGCTGGAAGCGCCCGCAAAAGGCCTGA
- the cfaB gene encoding C17 cyclopropane fatty acid synthase CfaB, translating to MLAQLSSTLGSLQLPLRISLAGGGSFDLGPNPRVTLEIQDPTLLQELTSPTLDKLGEAFIQQRLNIRGAIMDVIAVADRLSKSLLGDDPESAPQRSAHDKQTDADAIAYHYDLSNDFYALWLDPEMVYSCGYFHAPTDSLAKAQIQKLDHLCRKLRLKPGERLLDVGCGWGGLARHAAREYGVSVYGITLSKAQLQLGRERVQAQGLHGQVQLELQDYRDLKGQGQFDKVVSVGMFEHVGHANLNRYFAILHDQVKPGGLVMNHGITAKHSDGRQVGRGAGQFIGRYVFPHGELPHLAMAVSSMSDQGLEVVDVESLRLHYARTLEHWSANLEAQLERASQYVDDRALRIWRLYLAGCAYGFARNWMNIHQILAVKPLENGQHHLPWTRADLYR from the coding sequence ATGCTTGCACAACTGTCTTCCACCCTGGGTTCGTTACAGCTACCACTGCGCATCAGCCTTGCCGGCGGCGGCAGTTTTGATCTGGGCCCCAACCCGCGGGTTACACTGGAAATTCAGGATCCCACGCTGCTGCAGGAACTGACGAGCCCCACCCTGGATAAACTGGGCGAGGCCTTTATCCAGCAGCGCTTGAACATTCGCGGTGCCATCATGGATGTGATCGCGGTGGCAGATAGACTCAGCAAGTCGCTGTTGGGCGACGACCCGGAAAGCGCGCCGCAACGCAGCGCGCATGACAAGCAGACCGACGCTGACGCCATTGCCTACCATTACGACCTCTCTAACGACTTTTATGCGCTCTGGCTGGACCCGGAGATGGTTTATTCCTGCGGTTACTTTCATGCCCCTACAGATTCACTGGCCAAGGCGCAGATCCAGAAGCTGGATCACTTGTGTCGCAAACTGCGGCTCAAGCCAGGGGAGCGCTTGCTCGATGTGGGCTGTGGCTGGGGCGGTCTGGCGCGACACGCGGCGCGAGAATACGGCGTCAGCGTATATGGCATAACCCTTAGCAAGGCGCAGTTGCAACTGGGCCGTGAACGCGTGCAGGCTCAGGGTCTGCATGGCCAGGTGCAACTGGAACTGCAGGACTATCGCGATCTCAAGGGGCAGGGACAATTCGACAAGGTCGTCAGCGTGGGCATGTTCGAGCACGTCGGACACGCCAACCTCAATCGCTATTTCGCCATTCTGCATGATCAGGTCAAGCCCGGCGGGTTGGTGATGAACCACGGCATCACTGCCAAGCATAGCGACGGGCGCCAGGTGGGCCGCGGTGCGGGGCAATTCATTGGCCGCTATGTATTTCCGCATGGCGAACTGCCGCACCTGGCAATGGCGGTCAGCAGCATGAGTGATCAGGGGCTGGAGGTGGTGGATGTGGAAAGCCTGCGCTTGCACTATGCCCGTACGCTGGAACACTGGAGCGCCAACCTGGAAGCGCAGCTGGAACGGGCCAGCCAGTACGTGGATGACCGCGCGCTGAGAATCTGGCGTCTGTATCTGGCCGGATGCGCGTACGGCTTTGCCAGGAACTGGATGAACATCCACCAGATACTGGCGGTCAAGCCCCTGGAAAATGGTCAGCACCATCTGCCCTGGACGCGGGCGGATCTGTATCGATGA
- a CDS encoding flagellar brake protein: MSLIALVEEDIPLGKALPWNVVDADGKVLFPHGHVIDNKPLLGQLLKLGLFRSAPQQEAPASPAAPAAGDGQISSLAQVQLAPGDLVQLQTLHPTHAERYQVRMIGFHAPVSLLVTAPMQQGKLVFVKEGQQFLVRGFVGKDAVAYKTRVLKSNLSPFPYLHLAYPDSVQSMRIRSSARVSVDLVTAIVRADGSQGSARMTDMSVGGARMLSPKPVAQKEEQIKLSFRINPAGLDVYLTINARVRAVSNDETQQGLIATGVEFVDISEQDRLYLTNMVYQNLLKDNL; this comes from the coding sequence GTGTCTTTGATAGCCTTGGTTGAAGAAGACATTCCACTGGGCAAGGCCCTGCCCTGGAATGTCGTGGATGCGGACGGCAAGGTGCTGTTTCCGCACGGTCACGTGATCGACAACAAGCCATTATTGGGTCAATTGCTCAAGCTGGGGCTGTTCCGCTCGGCACCCCAGCAGGAAGCTCCCGCATCGCCAGCCGCGCCGGCGGCCGGTGATGGGCAGATATCCAGCCTGGCACAGGTGCAACTCGCGCCGGGCGATCTGGTGCAGTTGCAGACACTGCACCCGACCCACGCCGAGCGTTATCAGGTACGTATGATCGGCTTTCATGCGCCCGTCAGCCTGCTGGTTACGGCGCCGATGCAACAAGGCAAACTGGTGTTTGTGAAGGAAGGCCAGCAGTTTCTGGTACGCGGCTTTGTTGGCAAGGATGCGGTGGCCTACAAGACGCGCGTGCTGAAATCCAACCTCTCGCCGTTTCCTTACCTGCATTTGGCCTATCCCGACAGTGTGCAGTCGATGCGCATCCGCAGTTCGGCACGGGTGTCGGTCGATCTGGTTACCGCTATTGTCCGCGCTGATGGCAGCCAGGGCTCAGCGCGTATGACCGACATGAGTGTGGGCGGTGCGCGCATGTTGTCGCCCAAGCCGGTTGCGCAGAAGGAAGAACAGATCAAGTTGTCATTCCGCATCAATCCAGCCGGGCTGGATGTGTACCTGACCATCAATGCCAGGGTGCGCGCAGTCAGCAACGATGAAACCCAGCAGGGGCTGATTGCCACCGGGGTGGAGTTTGTCGACATCAGCGAGCAGGACCGCCTTTACTTGACCAACATGGTCTACCAGAACCTGCTCAAGGATAACTTGTGA
- a CDS encoding DUF192 domain-containing protein — translation MSRRLLWLAGVLLVWPPLVALAAEQQLTLGNQVFRFSVAADPETRRQGLMGQVLAPQTGMLFDFPAGTRPAIWMHNMQISLDLLFVDASGRIQHVFAEVPPCQQTPCSIYQASEPMRYVLEVPAGTAQALGLKPGDQLDVSQLPPSAPAQ, via the coding sequence GTGAGCCGCCGGCTTCTCTGGCTGGCTGGCGTACTGCTGGTCTGGCCGCCGCTCGTGGCATTGGCGGCCGAGCAACAGCTCACCCTGGGTAACCAGGTGTTCCGGTTCAGCGTGGCGGCCGACCCGGAAACGCGACGGCAGGGACTGATGGGACAGGTGTTGGCGCCGCAGACCGGCATGTTGTTTGATTTCCCGGCGGGTACACGCCCGGCGATCTGGATGCACAATATGCAGATCAGTCTGGATCTATTGTTTGTCGATGCCAGCGGGCGTATTCAACATGTGTTTGCCGAGGTACCGCCTTGCCAGCAAACGCCCTGCAGCATCTATCAAGCCAGTGAGCCAATGCGCTATGTGCTGGAGGTGCCGGCGGGCACCGCTCAGGCTTTGGGGCTCAAGCCGGGCGACCAGTTGGATGTGAGTCAGCTGCCGCCGTCTGCGCCGGCGCAATGA
- a CDS encoding CobW family GTP-binding protein has protein sequence MLTQIPTHLIGGPLGAGKTSLLQSLLRQRPAGERWALLINEFGQVGLDRALLGSNANPAQGVTLSEIPGGCLCCVNGLPFQVGLGRLLRKARPDRVFIEASGLGHPAALLRQLAEPPWQGVLALQPLIIVLDAASLSAGQPLADSQHQALPLAGLLLCNKAEGFDAGCQHRLQQQLPATARVVFTTQGELHWQAVPKSPGKSASRDLPQAAEAPAVLPDLWLNPAHWRLSHQLQQAPFSLGWRMSPQQQFSLAKLQHWLEVASWQRAKGIVNTDQGWRAFNLLPGAAIAWTDSPWREDNRVELIVTDSTQANALEQGLRAATLSQ, from the coding sequence ATGCTGACGCAGATACCAACCCACTTGATTGGCGGCCCCTTGGGCGCGGGTAAGACGTCGCTGCTGCAAAGCCTGTTGCGTCAGCGCCCGGCTGGTGAACGCTGGGCACTGCTGATCAACGAGTTCGGCCAGGTAGGCCTCGATAGGGCCTTGCTGGGCAGCAACGCCAACCCTGCCCAGGGCGTGACCCTGAGCGAGATTCCGGGAGGCTGCCTGTGCTGCGTCAATGGCCTGCCCTTCCAGGTCGGCTTGGGCCGACTTCTGCGCAAGGCCAGACCCGACCGCGTGTTTATCGAAGCCTCTGGCCTGGGCCACCCTGCTGCTCTGTTAAGACAATTGGCTGAGCCGCCCTGGCAGGGCGTACTGGCGCTGCAGCCGCTGATCATTGTGCTGGACGCGGCCAGCCTGAGCGCTGGACAGCCGCTGGCCGACAGTCAACACCAGGCTCTGCCGCTGGCGGGTCTGCTGCTGTGCAACAAGGCCGAAGGCTTTGACGCGGGCTGCCAACATCGCCTGCAACAACAACTACCGGCCACAGCCAGGGTGGTGTTTACCACGCAGGGTGAGCTGCACTGGCAGGCCGTCCCGAAATCCCCTGGTAAGTCCGCTTCCCGCGACTTGCCGCAGGCGGCTGAAGCTCCCGCCGTCCTGCCCGACCTCTGGCTGAACCCCGCACATTGGCGCCTCTCGCACCAGTTGCAGCAGGCACCCTTCTCCTTGGGCTGGCGCATGTCACCGCAACAGCAATTCAGTCTGGCCAAGCTGCAGCATTGGCTTGAGGTCGCCAGTTGGCAACGCGCCAAGGGCATAGTCAATACCGATCAGGGCTGGCGAGCTTTCAACCTGCTGCCTGGCGCCGCCATTGCCTGGACAGACAGCCCATGGCGCGAGGACAACCGAGTGGAGCTGATCGTCACCGACAGCACGCAGGCAAACGCCCTGGAGCAGGGCTTGCGGGCAGCCACGCTGAGCCAGTAA
- a CDS encoding DUF3301 domain-containing protein — protein sequence MFNLGHVALLMLLILIGWWLLRNLGLRDRAMQLVRRECERSDVQLLDESIALSGVRLARNRRGRPGLVRRYAFEFTVTGEHRYDGYIDLHGQQLLHLELAPHPFPDGSPRSDAEPPRSATIYRIH from the coding sequence GTGTTCAATCTAGGCCACGTCGCGCTGCTCATGCTGCTCATCCTGATTGGCTGGTGGCTGTTGCGCAATCTGGGGCTGCGAGACCGCGCCATGCAGCTGGTGCGCCGCGAATGTGAACGTAGTGACGTTCAACTGCTGGATGAGAGCATTGCGCTGTCGGGCGTACGTTTAGCCCGTAACAGGCGTGGCCGGCCAGGCCTGGTACGCCGCTATGCCTTCGAGTTCACGGTGACCGGCGAGCATCGCTATGACGGTTACATCGACCTGCACGGCCAACAGCTGCTGCACCTGGAGCTGGCGCCCCACCCGTTCCCGGACGGGTCCCCGCGCTCAGACGCGGAGCCACCACGCAGCGCAACCATTTACCGCATACATTAA